One segment of Amycolatopsis alba DSM 44262 DNA contains the following:
- a CDS encoding sensor histidine kinase produces MTGNAAVLRREWVADRLIRPALITAAIVVTGVGISTHHVHVRPLTTVLFVLVTLFALASFLPWDRIPQRTQLLLASGYAVCAAVLLPLAPRTFAPMFAYLAAAVAGIKLASRTLAVAVAVLDAVCCAVTVAVVGVVTPNADVWPWWLALSTGLPVLLGIARRDRRDALVNAERAAAEARRAAASESREAALLERTRIARELHDVLGHSLTGIALQLDMADALGTKGRDAEASDAVRRARSLAVDGIGRMRQAVHELREDAVPLEETLAALCASETVAFEVEGSAGPLGGGVAHTLVRAAQEALTNAAKYAPGTGRAVKLGFAPETVTLVVTNGPAEKRPVPDSGGGMGLVGMRERAAALGGSAQAGPAPDGGWTVEVRLPREE; encoded by the coding sequence ATGACCGGAAACGCGGCGGTGCTCCGCCGCGAATGGGTCGCCGACAGGCTGATCCGGCCCGCCCTGATCACGGCGGCGATCGTCGTGACCGGGGTCGGGATCTCCACCCACCACGTCCACGTCCGCCCCCTGACCACGGTGCTCTTCGTCCTGGTCACGCTCTTCGCCTTGGCGTCGTTCCTGCCGTGGGACCGGATCCCGCAGCGGACGCAGCTCCTGCTCGCCAGCGGATACGCGGTGTGCGCGGCCGTGCTCCTTCCGCTGGCCCCGCGGACCTTCGCGCCGATGTTCGCCTACCTCGCCGCCGCGGTCGCCGGGATCAAACTCGCCTCGCGCACCCTGGCGGTCGCGGTGGCCGTCCTCGACGCCGTCTGCTGTGCCGTGACGGTCGCGGTGGTCGGCGTGGTGACGCCGAACGCGGACGTGTGGCCGTGGTGGCTCGCGCTTTCGACGGGCCTGCCGGTGCTGCTCGGCATCGCGCGCCGCGACCGGCGGGACGCGCTCGTCAACGCCGAACGCGCCGCGGCCGAAGCCCGGCGCGCGGCCGCGTCCGAGTCGCGGGAGGCCGCGCTGCTGGAGCGGACACGGATCGCGCGGGAACTGCACGACGTCCTCGGGCATTCGCTGACCGGGATCGCCCTGCAGCTCGACATGGCCGACGCCCTCGGCACGAAAGGCCGGGACGCGGAAGCGAGCGACGCCGTGCGCCGTGCCCGGTCGCTGGCGGTGGACGGCATCGGGCGGATGCGGCAGGCGGTGCACGAACTGCGCGAGGACGCCGTGCCGCTGGAGGAGACCTTGGCCGCGTTGTGCGCGAGCGAGACGGTGGCCTTCGAGGTCGAAGGCTCCGCCGGCCCGCTCGGCGGCGGTGTCGCGCACACCCTCGTCCGCGCGGCGCAGGAAGCGCTGACGAACGCGGCCAAATACGCCCCCGGCACCGGGCGCGCGGTGAAACTCGGGTTCGCGCCGGAAACGGTCACGCTCGTCGTCACGAACGGACCCGCCGAGAAGCGTCCGGTGCCGGACTCCGGCGGCGGGATGGGGCTGGTCGGGATGCGGGAACGGGCCGCGGCGCTGGGCGGGTCCGCGCAGGCGGGCCCGGCTCCGGATGGCGGCTGGACGGTCGAGGTCCGGCTGCCGCGCGAGGAGTGA
- a CDS encoding PQQ-dependent sugar dehydrogenase has protein sequence MTRRHFRRGLSLVAGLAMAGALLPAASSAEPREAQGVPLGELTATATQVASGLVNPTAITALNDGSGRILVVEKRGVVRAYHPRTGLAAKPVLDISDKVNGADVERGLLGLAIAKDKRVYVAYTRKSDSAVTLSRVRLDTGELTELITQPHAEFPNHNGGQLAFGPDGYLYWGIGDGGGGGDPLASGQRLDTLLGKILRVDVNRACRPLKYCVPAGNPFVGVAGARAEIWSYGLRNPWRFSFDPADGSLWIGDVGQGRFEEVDHLAKGKGGANFGWSCKEGPVVFDQTRCKDGVTYTEPVFHYISGAEGCAVIGGHVYRGKKYASLMGGTYLATDFCQGTAWAVRKKTDGSYESARIGEFPLDATTFGTDQNGELYLADERPGGLHRISFSRKG, from the coding sequence ATGACGCGACGGCACTTCCGCCGGGGGTTGTCCCTGGTGGCCGGGCTCGCCATGGCCGGAGCACTGCTCCCGGCCGCGAGCAGTGCGGAACCTCGGGAAGCACAGGGTGTTCCGCTCGGCGAGCTGACCGCCACGGCGACCCAGGTCGCGTCCGGGCTGGTCAACCCCACCGCGATCACGGCGCTCAACGACGGGAGCGGCCGGATCCTCGTCGTCGAGAAGAGAGGCGTCGTCCGGGCCTACCATCCCAGGACCGGGCTCGCCGCCAAACCGGTCCTGGACATCAGCGACAAGGTGAACGGCGCGGACGTCGAACGCGGGCTGCTCGGGCTGGCGATCGCCAAGGACAAGCGGGTTTACGTCGCCTACACCCGCAAATCCGACAGCGCGGTGACGCTGTCGCGGGTCCGGCTGGACACCGGCGAGCTCACCGAGCTGATCACCCAGCCGCATGCGGAGTTCCCCAACCACAACGGCGGCCAGCTGGCGTTCGGCCCGGACGGCTACCTGTACTGGGGGATCGGCGACGGTGGCGGCGGGGGCGATCCGCTGGCCAGCGGGCAGCGGCTGGACACGCTGCTCGGCAAGATCCTGCGCGTCGACGTCAACCGCGCGTGCCGCCCGTTGAAGTACTGCGTCCCGGCGGGCAACCCGTTCGTCGGCGTCGCGGGCGCGCGGGCGGAGATCTGGTCGTACGGGCTGCGCAACCCGTGGCGGTTCTCCTTCGACCCGGCCGACGGCTCGCTGTGGATCGGCGACGTCGGCCAGGGCCGGTTCGAGGAGGTCGACCATCTCGCCAAGGGCAAGGGCGGCGCGAACTTCGGCTGGTCCTGCAAGGAGGGCCCGGTCGTGTTCGACCAGACGCGGTGCAAGGACGGCGTGACCTACACCGAGCCGGTCTTCCACTACATTTCCGGCGCGGAGGGCTGCGCGGTGATCGGCGGGCACGTCTACCGCGGCAAGAAGTACGCGTCGCTGATGGGCGGGACCTACCTCGCCACCGACTTCTGCCAGGGAACGGCCTGGGCCGTCCGCAAGAAGACCGACGGCAGCTACGAAAGCGCCCGGATCGGGGAGTTCCCGCTCGACGCCACCACGTTCGGCACCGATCAGAACGGCGAGCTGTACCTGGCGGACGAGCGGCCCGGCGGGCTGCACCGGATCTCGTTCTCGCGCAAGGGCTGA
- a CDS encoding thioester domain-containing protein, with protein sequence MHGRSVLVRGGIAVATAAVALTMAAPAALAEDGAARGRVVDSAGARGYSVNFGDPKHYVPELFELKLSDGSKLKMYCVQIEVNMRTDQDMIERPWNKYPDASSPFNKNNAKINWVLHHGYPAVGVKAIESTLGKSGVKFNEGLSVGEAVTATQAAVWHFSDDKDFDREKPLMDGNAAASADVLALYDYLVGKENVGISAQPKPTLDIGPAKASGATGSKIGPFSVATTGDITELTSKLPEGVKVVDADGKEIKASAIKDGTKVFVDVPKDTKDGEGSFSLKVSGHLDTGRLFVGENYAKVPAQSLIVADSEKTSVAANATATWKQGGAPATDTPAPTTPGGAESGGGNELANTGASATMPLVIGGALLGAGVLMVLLVRRRRSEA encoded by the coding sequence ATGCACGGCAGGTCAGTTCTGGTTCGCGGCGGGATCGCGGTCGCCACCGCGGCCGTCGCGCTGACGATGGCCGCTCCGGCCGCCCTCGCCGAGGACGGCGCGGCGCGGGGCCGGGTCGTCGACAGCGCCGGCGCCAGGGGCTACAGCGTCAACTTCGGGGACCCCAAGCACTACGTCCCGGAGCTGTTCGAGCTGAAGCTCTCCGACGGCAGCAAGCTCAAGATGTACTGCGTCCAGATCGAAGTCAACATGCGCACCGACCAGGACATGATCGAGCGCCCGTGGAACAAGTACCCGGACGCCTCGTCGCCGTTCAACAAGAACAACGCGAAGATCAACTGGGTGCTGCACCACGGCTACCCGGCGGTCGGCGTGAAGGCCATCGAAAGCACGCTCGGCAAGAGCGGGGTCAAGTTCAACGAGGGCCTGTCTGTCGGTGAGGCCGTCACCGCGACCCAGGCTGCCGTCTGGCACTTCAGTGACGACAAGGACTTCGACCGCGAGAAGCCGCTGATGGACGGGAACGCTGCGGCGTCGGCAGACGTGCTGGCCCTCTACGACTACCTCGTCGGCAAGGAGAACGTCGGCATCAGCGCGCAGCCGAAGCCGACCCTCGACATCGGCCCGGCCAAGGCCTCCGGTGCGACCGGCAGCAAGATCGGCCCGTTCAGCGTGGCCACCACCGGTGACATCACCGAGCTGACCAGCAAGCTGCCCGAGGGCGTCAAGGTCGTCGACGCCGACGGCAAGGAGATCAAGGCCTCCGCCATCAAGGACGGCACCAAGGTCTTCGTCGACGTTCCCAAGGACACCAAGGACGGCGAGGGCTCGTTCTCGCTGAAGGTGAGCGGCCACCTCGACACCGGCCGCCTGTTCGTGGGCGAGAACTACGCCAAGGTCCCCGCCCAGTCGCTGATCGTCGCGGACTCCGAGAAGACCTCGGTCGCCGCGAACGCGACCGCGACCTGGAAGCAGGGCGGCGCGCCCGCCACCGACACCCCGGCCCCCACCACGCCCGGTGGCGCCGAGTCGGGCGGCGGCAACGAGCTGGCCAACACCGGTGCTTCCGCCACCATGCCGCTGGTCATCGGCGGCGCGCTCCTCGGCGCGGGTGTGCTCATGGTGCTGCTGGTGCGTCGTCGCCGTAGCGAGGCGTAA
- a CDS encoding AraC family transcriptional regulator encodes MTEIRHLPEAPTQIQSLASGTTIDAHRHDDHQVVYAARGVLAITTDKGSWVAPATRAIWVPAGTVHAHQAHGDLELRLVGLPATENPLRLSEPSVLAVGPLLRELIRAYTDPPHDDSPERRRLRAVLLDQLRASPQQPLHLPTPDDPRLRALCEILSTDPADNRTLAALGARVGASERTLTRLFKADLGMTFPQWRTQLRLYRALTLLAENTPVTAVAHACGWASTSAFIDVFRRAFGHTPGTHFAR; translated from the coding sequence ATGACGGAAATCCGCCACCTGCCCGAAGCGCCGACGCAGATCCAGTCACTGGCGTCCGGCACGACGATCGACGCGCACCGCCACGACGATCACCAGGTCGTCTACGCGGCTCGCGGTGTCCTGGCCATCACCACCGACAAGGGTTCCTGGGTCGCGCCCGCCACCAGGGCCATCTGGGTGCCCGCGGGGACCGTGCACGCTCATCAGGCGCACGGCGACCTCGAACTCCGGCTGGTCGGCCTGCCTGCCACCGAGAACCCGTTGCGGCTGAGCGAACCGAGCGTCCTGGCTGTCGGCCCGCTCCTGCGCGAACTGATCCGTGCGTACACCGATCCGCCGCACGACGACAGCCCGGAGCGCCGTCGGCTGCGCGCGGTCCTGCTCGACCAGCTGCGCGCCTCGCCGCAGCAACCCCTGCACCTGCCGACGCCGGATGATCCGCGGCTGCGCGCCCTGTGCGAGATCCTGAGCACCGATCCGGCCGACAATCGGACACTGGCCGCACTCGGCGCGCGGGTCGGGGCGAGCGAGCGCACGCTGACGCGGCTCTTCAAAGCCGACCTCGGCATGACGTTCCCGCAGTGGCGGACCCAGCTGCGGCTCTACCGCGCCCTGACCCTCCTGGCCGAGAACACTCCGGTGACCGCGGTGGCGCACGCCTGCGGCTGGGCGTCCACCAGCGCGTTCATCGACGTCTTCCGCCGCGCCTTCGGGCACACCCCCGGCACGCACTTCGCCCGGTGA
- a CDS encoding MFS transporter, protein MSKTKAIFLLSAGHACVDVYQGSVASLVPFFAAERAYGYAAVSGVVLAASLLSSVAQPLFGALTDRWAMPWLLPSATLLGGLGIGLGGLVDSYALTLAFVAVSGIGVAAYHPEAARVARVAGGGGHTAMGWFSLGGNIGFAAAPVLVAAVMALGGLRMSPLLVVPALAGSVLCLPVLRALAKTARTSDSSADVNGIDDWRSFTRLSVAVVFRSIVFVGLSTFVSLYAQQRVGGGAATGTAALFLLYLGGAVGTLLGSRLAGRRDRVTVVRRSYLATIGAVAGVVFVPGPAFFPLVLLAAVSLYIPFSLQITLSQDYLPTRVGTASGVTLGLTVSIGGLASPVIGAVADHTSLRTALIPLIALPFLCWITTRTLPEPCSVQTGTPPEEILSNSRR, encoded by the coding sequence GTGTCGAAGACCAAAGCGATCTTCCTGTTGTCGGCAGGGCACGCGTGCGTGGACGTGTACCAGGGTTCGGTGGCCTCGCTGGTGCCGTTCTTCGCCGCCGAGCGCGCCTACGGGTACGCGGCGGTGTCGGGCGTCGTGCTCGCCGCGTCGCTGCTGTCGTCGGTGGCGCAGCCGTTGTTCGGCGCGCTGACCGACCGGTGGGCGATGCCATGGCTGCTGCCGTCGGCCACGCTCCTCGGCGGACTCGGCATCGGCCTCGGCGGACTCGTCGACTCCTACGCGCTGACGCTCGCCTTCGTCGCCGTGTCAGGCATCGGGGTGGCCGCCTATCACCCCGAGGCCGCACGGGTCGCGAGAGTCGCCGGCGGCGGCGGGCATACGGCCATGGGCTGGTTCTCCCTCGGCGGGAACATCGGATTCGCCGCCGCCCCCGTGCTCGTCGCCGCGGTCATGGCCCTCGGCGGGCTCCGGATGTCGCCGCTGCTCGTCGTGCCCGCGCTGGCCGGCTCCGTGCTCTGCTTGCCGGTACTGCGCGCGCTCGCCAAGACCGCCCGCACCAGCGACTCCTCCGCGGACGTCAACGGCATCGACGACTGGAGGTCGTTCACGAGGCTGTCGGTGGCTGTCGTCTTCCGCTCGATCGTGTTCGTCGGGCTGAGCACCTTCGTGTCGCTCTACGCCCAGCAGCGGGTCGGCGGCGGCGCGGCGACGGGTACCGCCGCGCTGTTCCTGCTCTACCTCGGCGGCGCCGTGGGCACGCTGCTGGGCAGCAGGCTGGCCGGGCGCCGGGACCGGGTCACCGTCGTCCGCCGGTCGTATCTGGCCACCATCGGCGCGGTCGCCGGGGTCGTGTTCGTGCCGGGTCCGGCGTTCTTCCCGCTCGTCCTGCTGGCCGCCGTGAGCCTCTACATCCCGTTCTCCCTGCAGATCACGCTCTCCCAGGATTACCTGCCCACCCGCGTCGGCACCGCCAGCGGCGTCACCCTCGGCCTGACGGTCAGCATCGGCGGGCTCGCGAGTCCCGTCATCGGCGCCGTCGCGGACCACACGTCCTTGCGGACGGCCCTGATCCCGTTGATCGCTCTGCCGTTTTTGTGCTGGATCACAACCCGCACCCTGCCGGAGCCGTGCTCCGTCCAAACCGGAACACCACCGGAGGAAATATTGTCGAATTCGCGGCGATAA
- a CDS encoding lipase family protein — protein MTRKPARLLAAAIALVVTFAAAPAASAAPATDPFYSYSGSEPLSSYDPGTVLKTRTLDYHVIGIPTPVKVTQLLYRSTDAQGKPSANVTSVVRSLTGDSTKAVSYQSFYDSLNPEHGPSRAIAGDVSFGGLIANAEALFIAPALLLGYNVVIPDTEGQKANFAAGPEYGTNTLDSIRAATRSPGTGMNDKTRFGLIGYSGGAIATGWAAALAPTYAPEVNKNLVGFTEGGVLVKPSHNLKYVNGSIAWTGVIPMALIGVSRSFGIDLKPYANSYGLQVLKDMENASIADALGRYPGLTWEKFVKPEYVNPNKVLPYVEAVNKINLGSAPTPTVPGYIAQGNNGVVEGTFGNPPGIGTGDGVMVAGDVRALARQYCDTGNKSIKYDQYNTLSHVGAAVAWAPQAIGWLNDRFAGKAAPSTCGKIAPGNSLAPEVPVS, from the coding sequence ATGACCCGAAAGCCCGCTCGCCTGCTGGCCGCCGCGATCGCTCTCGTCGTCACTTTCGCCGCCGCGCCCGCCGCTTCCGCCGCCCCCGCGACCGATCCGTTCTACAGTTACAGCGGCAGCGAACCGCTGTCTTCGTACGACCCCGGAACAGTCCTGAAGACCCGGACGCTCGATTACCACGTCATCGGAATTCCCACGCCGGTCAAGGTGACCCAGTTGCTCTACCGGAGCACCGACGCGCAGGGAAAGCCGTCCGCCAACGTCACTTCGGTGGTGCGCAGCCTCACCGGCGATAGCACCAAAGCCGTTTCCTACCAGTCGTTCTACGACTCGCTCAACCCCGAGCACGGCCCGTCGAGGGCCATCGCGGGTGATGTCTCGTTCGGTGGCCTGATCGCCAACGCGGAGGCGTTGTTCATCGCGCCCGCGCTGTTGCTGGGCTACAACGTCGTCATTCCCGACACCGAAGGCCAGAAGGCGAACTTCGCGGCGGGGCCGGAATACGGGACGAACACCCTGGATTCGATCCGTGCCGCGACGCGGTCGCCGGGAACGGGAATGAACGACAAGACCCGCTTCGGTCTCATCGGGTATTCGGGCGGTGCCATCGCGACCGGCTGGGCCGCCGCGCTCGCGCCGACGTACGCGCCCGAAGTCAACAAGAATCTCGTCGGTTTCACCGAAGGTGGCGTGCTCGTCAAGCCGTCGCACAATCTCAAGTACGTCAACGGCAGTATCGCGTGGACCGGCGTCATTCCGATGGCGCTGATCGGGGTCTCGCGTTCCTTCGGCATCGATCTCAAGCCGTACGCGAATTCCTATGGCCTCCAGGTGCTCAAGGACATGGAGAACGCGTCGATCGCCGACGCGCTCGGCCGTTATCCAGGGCTGACGTGGGAGAAGTTCGTCAAACCCGAGTACGTCAACCCGAACAAGGTGCTGCCGTACGTCGAGGCCGTGAACAAGATCAACCTCGGCTCCGCCCCGACTCCCACCGTTCCCGGCTACATCGCGCAGGGCAACAACGGCGTCGTGGAAGGCACCTTCGGCAATCCGCCGGGGATCGGGACCGGTGACGGCGTGATGGTCGCCGGCGACGTGCGCGCGCTCGCGCGGCAGTACTGCGACACCGGCAACAAGTCGATCAAGTACGACCAGTACAACACGTTGAGCCACGTCGGGGCGGCCGTCGCCTGGGCGCCGCAGGCCATCGGCTGGCTCAACGACCGGTTCGCGGGCAAGGCCGCGCCGTCCACCTGCGGGAAGATCGCGCCCGGCAACTCCCTTGCCCCGGAGGTGCCGGTCAGCTGA
- a CDS encoding TetR/AcrR family transcriptional regulator, which produces MTEHRRLPKGPHNLSRDEVAGTQRARLIDAVLENVGRRGYVATTVGHLTATAGVSRTSFYEQFSGKQDAFLAAYREITSEFITHGVAAGAKAATPLDAVAVCCDFLVDYVRRRPTAVRAVLLEIYALGDAGLEARENTLRAGEAVFDRTAEWLRATDPALPSPPPFTARTVVAATIELITQAIWIGTEDAYGQAREAVRYTWLLGLLGHRSVEP; this is translated from the coding sequence GTGACCGAGCACCGCAGGCTGCCGAAGGGGCCGCACAACCTCAGCCGCGACGAGGTCGCCGGGACCCAGCGGGCCCGGCTGATCGACGCGGTACTGGAGAACGTCGGCAGGCGCGGCTACGTCGCCACCACCGTCGGCCACCTCACCGCCACCGCGGGCGTTTCGCGGACCTCGTTCTACGAACAGTTCTCCGGTAAACAGGACGCGTTCCTCGCCGCCTATCGCGAGATCACCAGCGAGTTCATCACCCACGGCGTCGCCGCGGGCGCCAAAGCCGCGACTCCGCTGGACGCCGTCGCAGTGTGCTGCGACTTCCTCGTCGACTACGTGCGCCGGCGCCCCACGGCCGTCCGCGCGGTCCTGTTGGAGATCTACGCGCTCGGCGACGCGGGGCTCGAAGCGCGGGAGAACACCTTGCGCGCCGGGGAAGCCGTCTTCGATCGGACGGCGGAATGGCTGCGCGCCACCGATCCCGCGCTGCCGTCACCGCCGCCGTTCACCGCGCGCACCGTCGTCGCCGCCACCATCGAACTGATCACGCAGGCCATCTGGATCGGCACCGAGGACGCCTACGGCCAGGCACGCGAAGCCGTCCGCTACACGTGGCTGCTCGGCTTGCTCGGGCACCGGAGCGTGGAACCCTAG
- a CDS encoding SDR family NAD(P)-dependent oxidoreductase yields MSSVRGKVAVVTGAGSGIGRQLALELARRGARLALSDVDESGLAETVAEVKALGTEVQGAALDVSDRAAVLEYAATVAAQFGVVHQIYNNAGIAGGGQTVLDAEWELYDRTLAVNLFGVINGTKAFLPQLIDSGDGQVVNISSLNGFMAQPTLSAYCASKFGVRGFTEALRTEMIAGRHPVRVTVVHPGGVKTGIASSALKEAAARGIEPTAEQLERVRLYNEKLLKMPADQAARIILDGVEAGKPRVLVGNDAKLVDRLVRLLPRRYPKLIVDFERRRFAR; encoded by the coding sequence ATGAGCAGCGTTCGCGGCAAGGTCGCCGTCGTCACCGGCGCCGGTTCCGGCATCGGCCGCCAGCTGGCCCTCGAACTGGCCCGGCGCGGCGCGCGGCTCGCACTGTCCGATGTGGACGAAAGCGGCCTTGCCGAGACCGTCGCCGAGGTCAAGGCCCTCGGCACGGAAGTGCAGGGTGCCGCGCTGGACGTCAGTGACCGGGCGGCCGTCCTGGAGTACGCGGCCACGGTGGCCGCGCAGTTCGGTGTGGTGCACCAGATCTACAACAACGCGGGGATCGCCGGTGGCGGGCAGACCGTCCTCGACGCCGAGTGGGAACTCTACGACCGCACACTCGCTGTCAACCTCTTCGGCGTCATCAACGGCACCAAGGCCTTCCTGCCGCAGCTGATCGACTCCGGCGACGGCCAGGTCGTCAACATCTCCAGCCTCAACGGATTCATGGCCCAGCCGACGCTCAGTGCCTACTGCGCCAGCAAGTTCGGTGTCCGCGGGTTCACCGAGGCGCTGCGCACCGAGATGATCGCGGGCAGGCATCCGGTACGCGTGACGGTCGTCCACCCCGGCGGGGTCAAGACCGGCATCGCGTCTTCGGCGTTGAAGGAGGCCGCGGCTCGCGGTATCGAGCCCACCGCCGAGCAACTCGAACGCGTCCGGCTGTACAACGAAAAGCTGCTGAAGATGCCCGCCGATCAGGCCGCCCGCATCATCCTCGACGGGGTCGAGGCCGGGAAACCGCGCGTGCTCGTCGGAAACGACGCGAAACTGGTCGACAGGCTCGTCCGGCTGCTCCCGCGCCGCTACCCGAAACTGATCGTCGACTTCGAGCGGCGGCGCTTCGCCCGCTAG